The following are encoded together in the Pararhizobium qamdonense genome:
- a CDS encoding SDR family oxidoreductase gives MTANLTGKKVLITAAAQGIGQASALAFARAGATVHATDINAEALAKLGNEPGMTTHILNVLEADAVSKLVAEIGDIDVLFNCAGVVHGGSVLEMKDSDLEFAFDLNVKAMIRTIRAVLPGMLARGDGSIINMSSVASSIKGVPNRFAYGVTKAAVIGLTKAIAADYVAQGIRCNAICPGTVESPSLQERMRSQGDYDTARAAFIARQPMGRLGTPEEIAGLAVYLAGATYTTGQAYAIDGGWTI, from the coding sequence ATGACCGCCAATCTGACCGGCAAGAAAGTCCTGATCACCGCTGCAGCCCAAGGCATCGGCCAGGCCTCGGCCCTCGCCTTCGCCCGTGCGGGTGCCACCGTCCATGCCACCGACATCAATGCCGAGGCGCTTGCGAAGCTCGGCAATGAGCCGGGTATGACGACCCACATTCTCAATGTGCTGGAAGCCGATGCGGTTTCAAAGCTGGTCGCCGAAATCGGCGATATCGACGTTCTGTTCAACTGCGCCGGCGTCGTTCATGGCGGCTCGGTTCTGGAGATGAAGGACAGCGATCTCGAATTCGCGTTCGACCTTAACGTCAAGGCGATGATCCGCACTATCCGCGCCGTCCTTCCCGGCATGCTGGCGCGTGGCGACGGCTCGATCATCAACATGTCGTCGGTCGCCTCCAGCATCAAGGGCGTGCCCAACCGCTTTGCCTATGGCGTCACCAAGGCAGCCGTCATCGGCCTGACCAAGGCCATAGCTGCCGATTATGTCGCGCAGGGCATTCGCTGCAACGCCATTTGCCCCGGCACGGTCGAAAGTCCGTCGCTGCAGGAACGCATGCGTTCGCAGGGCGACTACGATACCGCCCGCGCCGCCTTCATCGCCCGCCAGCCGATGGGCCGGCTCGGCACGCCGGAAGAGATCGCCGGCCTCGCGGTCTATCTCGCCGGCGCCACCTATACAACCGGCCAGGCCTACGCCATCGACGGCGGCTGGACGATCTAA
- a CDS encoding Gfo/Idh/MocA family protein — MTFDPTTLRQWWPKPDAPRPIVIFGAGSIVGDAHLPAYRNAGFPVAGVYDPDAGKARVLAETWGTRAFADENEALAVQGAIFDLATPPATHAAILSKLPIGAAALIQKPMGADLAAATAILTICRARQLKAAVNFQLRFAPMMLALKDAVDRGFLGEIVDFDAWLALATPWGLWPFLKGLPRIEIAMHSIHYFDFIRGLIGNPHGVHAKTIGHPNHDVPQTRTAAIFDYGDRLRCVLSVNHDHDFGRKFQACEFRISGTKGAAYVKLGVNLDYPRGEPDELWIRPAGGEEWISVPLQGAWFPDAFANRMANLQRFATGEDDALIGSVEDAWQTMALVEAAYQSSAQPATPLAPLPRFEP, encoded by the coding sequence ATGACCTTCGATCCCACAACGCTGCGCCAATGGTGGCCAAAGCCTGATGCCCCGCGTCCCATCGTTATATTTGGGGCTGGCAGCATCGTTGGCGATGCGCATTTGCCGGCTTACAGGAATGCCGGTTTTCCGGTTGCGGGGGTTTACGATCCGGATGCCGGAAAGGCCCGTGTATTGGCGGAAACATGGGGCACCCGTGCGTTTGCGGATGAAAACGAGGCGCTCGCAGTCCAGGGCGCCATTTTCGACCTCGCCACGCCTCCGGCAACACATGCCGCCATCCTGTCGAAACTGCCGATCGGCGCTGCCGCGCTCATCCAGAAGCCGATGGGCGCGGACCTTGCCGCCGCAACCGCAATCCTGACGATCTGCCGCGCGCGCCAGCTAAAGGCGGCCGTCAATTTCCAGCTGCGGTTTGCGCCGATGATGCTGGCTCTCAAAGATGCCGTCGATCGCGGTTTTCTCGGCGAGATCGTCGATTTTGACGCCTGGCTGGCGCTTGCAACGCCGTGGGGACTATGGCCCTTTCTCAAAGGTCTGCCACGGATCGAAATCGCCATGCACTCCATTCATTATTTCGATTTCATCCGGGGCCTGATCGGCAATCCACACGGTGTCCACGCCAAGACCATCGGTCATCCCAACCATGACGTCCCCCAGACCCGCACGGCGGCCATTTTCGATTATGGCGACAGGCTGCGCTGCGTTCTGTCCGTCAATCACGACCATGATTTCGGCCGCAAGTTCCAGGCCTGCGAGTTTCGCATTTCCGGCACCAAGGGCGCTGCCTATGTCAAGCTGGGCGTCAATCTCGACTATCCGCGCGGCGAGCCGGACGAGCTCTGGATCCGCCCTGCCGGTGGCGAGGAATGGATTTCCGTGCCGTTGCAGGGCGCATGGTTTCCCGATGCCTTTGCCAATCGCATGGCCAATCTGCAGCGCTTTGCCACCGGCGAGGACGATGCCCTGATCGGCTCCGTCGAAGATGCCTGGCAGACCATGGCGCTGGTCGAGGCTGCCTATCAATCCAGTGCGCAGCCGGCGACGCCGCTTGCGCCCTTGCCGAGGTTTGAACCGTGA
- a CDS encoding MaoC/PaaZ C-terminal domain-containing protein → MSEQIIHFEDYEPGSVRLTTGRTITETDFVVHAGHTGDFFPHHMDAEFAKTLPGGQRIAHGTMIFSIGVGLTASLINPVAFSYGYDRLRFVRPVHIGDTIRTRVTIAAKDDDPKRPASGRVTERCEVINQRGEVVLAADHILIVERKKT, encoded by the coding sequence GTGAGCGAACAGATCATCCATTTCGAAGACTATGAACCCGGCTCCGTCAGGCTGACCACCGGCCGCACCATTACCGAGACCGATTTCGTCGTGCATGCCGGTCATACGGGTGATTTCTTCCCGCATCATATGGATGCCGAATTTGCCAAGACCCTGCCCGGCGGCCAGCGTATCGCCCATGGTACGATGATCTTTTCCATCGGCGTCGGCCTCACCGCATCGCTGATCAATCCCGTCGCATTTTCCTATGGCTATGATCGATTGCGTTTCGTCCGTCCGGTCCATATCGGTGATACCATCCGCACGCGCGTGACGATCGCGGCCAAGGATGACGACCCGAAACGGCCGGCATCCGGCCGTGTCACCGAACGCTGCGAAGTTATCAACCAACGCGGCGAAGTCGTGCTCGCCGCCGATCACATTCTTATCGTCGAACGCAAGAAAACCTAA
- a CDS encoding fumarylacetoacetate hydrolase family protein has product MKLLRYGTPGAEKPAILDADGAIRDLSGHVADIGGKDIDPAALATLADLDLSSLPLVEGTPRIGPCVAGTGKFICIGLNYADHAAESGMAVPPEPVIFMKATSAIVGPNDDLLIPRGSEKTDWEVELGVVIGKTAKYVSEADALDYVAGYCTVHDVSERAFQIERSGQWTKGKSCDTFGPIGPWLVTKDEVADPQNLGLWLKVNGETVQNGTTKTMVYGAAFLVSYLSQFMSLHPGDIISTGTPPGVGTGMKPPRYLKAGDVVELGIEGLGSQKQTTRADI; this is encoded by the coding sequence ATGAAACTTCTTCGCTATGGTACACCCGGCGCCGAAAAGCCGGCCATTCTCGATGCCGATGGCGCGATCCGTGACCTGTCTGGCCATGTCGCCGATATCGGTGGCAAGGATATCGACCCGGCTGCATTGGCCACACTGGCGGATCTCGACCTATCGAGCCTGCCTCTGGTCGAGGGCACGCCGCGCATCGGACCTTGCGTTGCCGGAACCGGGAAATTCATCTGCATCGGTCTCAATTATGCCGACCATGCCGCCGAATCCGGCATGGCCGTTCCACCGGAACCCGTGATCTTCATGAAGGCGACCTCGGCCATCGTCGGACCAAACGACGATTTGCTGATCCCGCGCGGTTCCGAAAAAACCGACTGGGAAGTCGAACTGGGCGTGGTCATCGGCAAGACGGCCAAATATGTGTCCGAGGCAGACGCCCTCGATTATGTAGCCGGCTATTGCACCGTGCATGACGTTTCCGAACGCGCCTTCCAGATCGAGCGCTCGGGCCAGTGGACCAAGGGCAAATCCTGCGACACATTCGGCCCGATCGGCCCCTGGCTGGTAACGAAGGACGAGGTTGCCGACCCGCAGAACCTCGGGCTCTGGCTGAAGGTCAATGGCGAGACGGTGCAGAACGGCACGACGAAAACCATGGTCTACGGGGCGGCCTTCCTCGTGTCCTATCTCAGCCAGTTCATGTCGCTGCATCCCGGCGACATCATTTCGACAGGGACGCCGCCCGGCGTCGGCACGGGCATGAAGCCGCCACGTTATCTGAAAGCCGGTGATGTCGTCGAACTCGGCATCGAAGGTCTCGGAAGCCAGAAGCAAACCACACGGGCAGATATCTAG
- a CDS encoding class I SAM-dependent methyltransferase produces MTQFKIAFDGESLITPAAITTELSSSKTDLHYEQLATGRVEVALALKIAQQQITDEQSPALIIHRLIGTLHETRRKYHHNVWQELIPIVQNHPVADFFHEDPFTRWSFMKPRGYSGDAQLIDFIYGHPSVSGEIAKASPLGKELYGYTSQSPSPVAVRERRDLLTRYVDEIATEKGPDTEILTVAAGHLREADNSVALREKRIKRWVALDQDPLSVGSMVRDFNGTCVEAIDGSVRGLLTKSHTLGKFDFIYAAGLYDYLADKVAIKLTQTCLDMLKPNGVFLFANFSRDVDDDGYMETFMNWALLLRSEVEMWNIINASADRNAVEARVEFGENRHIVYGIIRKYG; encoded by the coding sequence GTGACCCAATTTAAGATTGCCTTTGATGGCGAAAGCCTGATCACCCCTGCGGCCATAACCACAGAACTTTCATCCTCCAAAACCGATCTTCACTATGAGCAATTGGCAACCGGCCGCGTGGAAGTCGCGCTGGCGCTGAAGATTGCGCAGCAGCAGATCACCGATGAGCAGAGCCCCGCGCTGATCATCCATCGCCTGATCGGCACGCTTCATGAAACGCGGCGCAAATATCATCACAACGTCTGGCAGGAACTGATCCCGATCGTGCAGAACCATCCGGTCGCCGATTTCTTCCATGAGGATCCCTTCACGCGCTGGTCGTTCATGAAGCCGCGTGGTTATTCCGGCGATGCGCAGTTGATCGACTTCATCTACGGCCATCCAAGCGTTTCGGGGGAAATCGCCAAGGCTTCGCCGCTCGGCAAGGAACTCTACGGTTACACCAGCCAGTCGCCATCTCCGGTTGCAGTGCGCGAACGGCGCGATCTTCTGACACGCTATGTCGACGAAATCGCGACGGAAAAAGGTCCGGATACGGAAATTCTGACTGTCGCGGCCGGCCATTTGCGTGAGGCTGACAATTCGGTTGCGCTGCGCGAAAAGCGGATCAAGCGCTGGGTGGCCCTCGATCAGGACCCGCTCAGCGTCGGCTCGATGGTCCGCGACTTCAACGGTACCTGCGTCGAGGCGATCGACGGCTCCGTTCGCGGCCTTTTGACGAAATCACACACACTTGGCAAGTTCGACTTCATCTATGCGGCAGGTCTCTACGACTATCTCGCCGACAAGGTGGCGATCAAGCTGACGCAGACCTGCCTGGACATGTTGAAGCCAAACGGCGTGTTTCTGTTCGCCAATTTCTCGCGTGACGTCGATGATGACGGCTATATGGAAACCTTCATGAACTGGGCATTGCTGCTGCGTTCAGAGGTGGAAATGTGGAACATCATCAACGCCAGCGCCGACCGCAACGCGGTTGAGGCGCGTGTCGAATTCGGTGAAAACCGCCATATCGTCTACGGTATTATCCGCAAATACGGCTGA
- a CDS encoding L-fuconate dehydratase, translating into MTRITDLRVFDLRFPTSQSLDGSDAMNPDPDYSAAYVILDTDMDGLSGHGLTFTIGRGNEICCAAINAMKHLVIGAELGDILAHPGKFWRHLTGDSQLRWIGPDKGAMHLATGAVVNAVWDLLAKQAGKPVWRLVADMPAEEIADIVDYRYLTDVLTREEAVAILKRAEAGKAERIATLEAEGYACYTTSAGWLGYDDDKLRRLCQEAIDAGFNHIKMKVGRDLDDDIRRLRIAREVIGPDRYLMIDANQVWEVNEAIEWVNKLVFAKPFFIEEPTSPDDVAGHRKIRAGIGAVKVATGEMCQNRIMFKQFIAEGAIDIVQIDSCRMGGLNEVLAVLLIAAKYDLPVWPHAGGVGLCEYVQHLSMIDYVAVSGTKDGRVIEYVDHLHEHFLEPCIIQDAAYMPPQAAGFSIEMKPASIEQYLFKG; encoded by the coding sequence ATGACCCGCATCACCGATCTTCGCGTCTTTGACCTGCGCTTCCCCACCTCGCAAAGCCTGGATGGTTCGGACGCGATGAACCCCGATCCGGATTACTCGGCGGCCTACGTCATTCTCGATACAGATATGGACGGCCTTTCGGGCCACGGGCTGACATTTACGATCGGCCGCGGCAATGAAATCTGCTGCGCGGCGATCAATGCCATGAAACACTTGGTCATCGGCGCCGAACTTGGCGATATCCTCGCGCATCCCGGAAAGTTCTGGCGGCATCTGACCGGCGACAGCCAGCTGCGCTGGATCGGCCCCGACAAGGGCGCCATGCATCTTGCCACCGGCGCCGTCGTCAATGCCGTCTGGGATCTGCTTGCCAAACAGGCCGGCAAGCCCGTCTGGCGCTTGGTCGCCGACATGCCGGCCGAAGAGATCGCCGATATCGTCGATTACCGCTACCTCACCGACGTGCTCACCCGCGAGGAAGCGGTCGCCATTCTCAAGCGCGCCGAAGCCGGTAAGGCCGAGCGCATCGCGACGCTCGAGGCGGAAGGCTATGCCTGCTACACGACATCCGCCGGCTGGCTCGGCTATGACGATGACAAACTGCGCCGCCTCTGCCAGGAAGCGATCGATGCGGGCTTCAACCATATCAAGATGAAGGTCGGCCGTGATCTCGATGACGACATCCGCCGCCTGCGTATCGCCCGCGAGGTCATCGGCCCGGATCGTTACCTGATGATCGACGCCAACCAGGTCTGGGAAGTCAACGAAGCCATCGAATGGGTGAACAAGCTCGTCTTTGCCAAGCCATTCTTCATCGAAGAACCGACCAGCCCGGACGATGTGGCCGGACACCGCAAGATCCGCGCCGGCATAGGCGCCGTGAAGGTTGCGACCGGCGAAATGTGCCAGAACCGCATCATGTTCAAACAGTTCATCGCCGAGGGCGCGATCGACATCGTGCAGATCGATTCATGCCGCATGGGTGGGCTGAACGAGGTGCTGGCCGTTCTGCTGATTGCCGCGAAATATGACCTTCCGGTCTGGCCGCATGCCGGCGGCGTCGGCCTTTGCGAATATGTCCAGCACCTGTCGATGATCGACTATGTCGCGGTATCCGGCACCAAGGACGGGCGGGTGATCGAATATGTCGACCACTTGCACGAACATTTCCTGGAGCCCTGCATCATTCAGGACGCCGCCTATATGCCGCCCCAGGCCGCGGGCTTCTCCATCGAGATGAAACCGGCCTCCATCGAGCAATATCTGTTCAAGGGTTGA